The following coding sequences lie in one Lolium perenne isolate Kyuss_39 chromosome 2, Kyuss_2.0, whole genome shotgun sequence genomic window:
- the LOC127328796 gene encoding uncharacterized protein, with amino-acid sequence MKAMGLTVDMLRESDTGFHGIIPTRPAYSLGKISLDVVFGKASNFRKEKIEFEVVDWESQYHAILGRLTFAKFMAVPHYAYLKLKMRGNNGTTLTVHGSFSRSDNYDRDFQKIASKFGAREELNAVDAVTDHAQPPADNRNVRSDEFDAAKEAKKQQVHPSDRKKTVNTSADLTVA; translated from the coding sequence ATGAAAGCAATGGGCCTCACAGTCGACATGCTGAGGGAGTCCGACACGggattccatggcattataccgactcgacccgcttattccctTGGTAAAATATCGCTGGATGTAGTTTTCGGCAAGGCTAGCAACTTCAGAAAGGAAAAAATCGAGTTCGAAGTGGTTgattgggaatctcagtaccatgccatcctcggcagactAACGTTTGCTAAGTTTATGGCAGTCCCCCATTATGCGTACTTGAAGTTGAAGATGCGAGGCAATAACGGGACAACACTAAccgtccatggaagcttctcccGCTCAGACAACTACGACAGAGATTTCCAAAAGATCGCCTCGAAATTCGGGGCAAGGGAAGAACTTAATGCGGTTGACGCCGTTACAGACCACGCACAACCGCCAGCAGATAATCGCAACGTAAGATCCGATGAATTTGACGCCGCGAAGGAAGCAAAGAAGCAGCAGGTGCATCCCTCTGACCGGAAGAAGACAGTCAATACTTCGGCAGACCTcactgtcgcatag